ATCCGGGGGGAGCCCACCCCTGAGGGCATGGAGCGGATCCTTGTGGCCTTAAAGGGCCTTCCAGGCACCTCCCAGGTCCAGGCCACCGGCCCCGCCCAAATCCTGGTGGAGTACGACCCCCAGGTCCTCACAGTAATGGACCTCCTCCGCACCATCCGGGAACAGGGCTTCCTGGCGGGGATGCTCTGAGGCTACTTCCTGGGAAACTCCCCTTTCGGACCAGGGGAAGGTCCGGCGGTATCCCCCTTCTCCCCCTTCGCCTCCTGCCCAGAAGCCCCACTTGGGGGTTTGCCCTCCTTGCTGCCTGCGCCTTCCCCTTGGTCACCCGCCTCGTTCCGAAGGGGCCCTTCTGGAGGCGCAGGCTCTCCAGGAGGGCCCTCGGCGTCTATTCCCCTGTCCTTAGCCTGGGGCACTAAGGCCTCCTCCAGGCGTTGGGAAAACCCCTGGAATAGCCTTTCGCTGAAGCCCAACAACACCCCTAGGCCATAGACGGAAGGCGCTTGCAAAAGGTCGGCAACCCCATCCCCCAGGACCCGCAGCGTCACCCCCAGCTTCACCACCAACACCCCCAGAAGGGCGATAAGCCCGCCCAGGAGGGGGGAGAGGAAAAGGGGCACCCAGTAAGCCCCATAGTCCGTGGGTAGCCTGTCCGTCACCACCACCCGGATGAGCCGGGAGAGCAACCCGCCCCCAAGGCCGGTCAGGAAGAGGAAAAGCGGCTGGACAGAAGATCCGCCCCCCTGGTCCTCATCCATAGGCCACAGGTAGAGGATCCCCAACGCCAAAACCAGCCCCAGCCAGAAGAGGTAGGTGGCCTTGTTGTGCAGGGTGAGGAGCTGG
This sequence is a window from Thermus caldifontis. Protein-coding genes within it:
- a CDS encoding heavy-metal-associated domain-containing protein; the protein is MNRVLIGIRGEPTPEGMERILVALKGLPGTSQVQATGPAQILVEYDPQVLTVMDLLRTIREQGFLAGML